A region of [Bacteroides] pectinophilus DNA encodes the following proteins:
- the dnaX gene encoding DNA polymerase III subunit gamma/tau, which translates to MSYTALYRKWRPADFDDVKGQDAIVTTLRNQIKADRIGHAYLFCGTRGTGKTTVAKIFAKAVNCEHPVDGRPCGECAMCKSIAAGSSMNVIEIDAASNNGVEDIRKIREEVQYSPTEGRYKVYIIDEVHMLSIGAFNALLKTLEEPPSYVIFILATTETHKIPITILSRCQRYDFKRISIETITARLEELMKAENINVEDKALRYIAKAADGSLRDALSLLDQCLAFYLGQDLKYDNVLEVLGAVDTEVFSRLLRMVLAADTTGCIRLLEDLIMQGRDLGQFVVDFVWYLRNLLLVKTSEDAQDVIDMSSDNLALLKEESGLIDDDTLMRYIRIFSELSNDVKYSTQKRIMIEIALIKLTHPAMEQSRDISDIISRITQLEQRLDNGNFTVNPGNAPNAAANTAAAAGQSTGGGSTPDNDKPLPKALPEDLRQVAAQWNNIVTDIDDGCLAQMLRASNVKVDDNNTGIEIMTSSPSTYSYISRPDQLAQIRAAIAARTGKEVEIRASRLKEDQDFRNMFTDIRDLVKMDIEIDDDKEDLI; encoded by the coding sequence ATGTCATATACAGCTTTATATAGAAAATGGAGACCGGCGGATTTTGATGATGTCAAAGGTCAGGACGCAATAGTTACTACGCTTCGCAACCAGATAAAGGCTGACAGAATCGGACATGCATATCTGTTCTGCGGAACGAGGGGAACCGGTAAGACTACAGTTGCGAAGATATTTGCAAAGGCAGTCAACTGCGAACATCCTGTTGACGGAAGACCATGCGGAGAGTGTGCAATGTGTAAGTCTATAGCCGCAGGAAGCTCCATGAATGTGATAGAGATAGATGCCGCTTCCAATAACGGTGTCGAGGATATACGTAAGATACGTGAAGAGGTTCAGTATTCACCTACTGAAGGCAGATATAAGGTGTATATCATCGATGAGGTGCATATGCTGTCTATAGGTGCATTTAATGCGCTTCTTAAGACGCTTGAGGAACCACCTTCATATGTAATATTTATTCTGGCGACTACTGAGACACATAAGATTCCTATTACAATCCTTTCAAGGTGCCAGAGATATGATTTTAAGAGAATATCAATAGAGACGATAACGGCAAGGCTTGAAGAGCTTATGAAGGCTGAGAATATCAATGTCGAAGATAAGGCACTCAGATATATAGCCAAGGCGGCTGATGGCTCACTCAGAGATGCACTCAGCCTGCTGGATCAGTGTCTGGCATTCTATCTGGGACAGGATCTTAAGTATGATAATGTACTTGAGGTGCTTGGCGCAGTTGATACGGAAGTCTTTTCAAGGCTCTTAAGAATGGTTCTTGCGGCTGATACCACGGGCTGTATAAGATTGCTTGAGGATCTTATCATGCAGGGAAGAGATCTGGGACAGTTTGTTGTAGATTTTGTGTGGTACCTGCGTAATCTTCTGCTTGTTAAGACATCAGAGGATGCACAGGATGTAATAGATATGTCGAGTGACAATCTGGCACTTCTTAAGGAAGAGAGCGGACTTATTGATGATGATACGCTTATGCGTTATATAAGGATATTCTCAGAGCTGTCCAATGATGTGAAGTATTCGACTCAGAAGAGGATTATGATAGAGATAGCGCTGATTAAGCTCACACACCCGGCGATGGAGCAGAGCCGTGATATCAGCGATATAATAAGCAGGATTACACAGCTTGAGCAAAGACTCGACAATGGTAATTTTACGGTTAACCCGGGGAATGCTCCTAATGCAGCGGCGAATACCGCTGCCGCAGCGGGACAGAGTACGGGAGGCGGCAGTACACCTGACAATGATAAGCCTCTTCCAAAGGCACTTCCCGAAGATCTCAGGCAGGTAGCCGCACAGTGGAATAATATTGTAACGGATATAGATGATGGCTGCCTTGCACAGATGCTGCGTGCATCTAATGTAAAGGTTGACGATAATAACACAGGGATAGAGATTATGACATCCAGTCCGTCAACATATTCATATATAAGCAGACCTGACCAGCTTGCACAGATTCGTGCTGCGATAGCCGCACGAACAGGCAAAGAGGTTGAGATCAGGGCATCCAGGCTTAAAGAGGATCAGGATTTCAGGAATATGTTTACAGATATAAGAGATTTAGTTAAAATGGATATTGAGATTGATGATGACAAGGAGGATTTAATATAA
- a CDS encoding DUF6063 family protein encodes MEQRNLDKALDIVSKLLMGEEISEKGSNAALYQEYNNNGEVYDIVHMSLKKMNIHMYEYANGLYVSAGENNRAFGYSNEELRREIGIRNNRELYLAYFVIYNVLTFFYQSSDSTAYSEFVRVEDIISGTDAAVTGIADRREAIVLNEIEENSFRQIALSWDGLPVVSVEDSQGLRAARNSKTGFVKLVMNFLVRQELFVQADTRYYPKDRFRALAQNYFEEYKGRLLEVMREEEDATD; translated from the coding sequence ATGGAACAGAGGAATCTTGATAAGGCACTTGATATTGTGTCAAAGCTGCTCATGGGTGAGGAGATATCGGAAAAGGGCAGTAATGCCGCACTTTATCAGGAATACAATAATAACGGTGAAGTGTATGACATAGTACATATGTCTCTTAAAAAGATGAATATACATATGTATGAGTATGCTAACGGTCTCTATGTAAGCGCAGGAGAGAATAACAGGGCATTCGGATACTCCAATGAGGAACTGAGGCGCGAGATAGGCATAAGGAATAACAGGGAGCTGTATCTTGCGTATTTTGTAATATATAATGTGCTGACATTTTTTTACCAGTCATCGGACAGTACGGCATATTCTGAATTTGTAAGGGTTGAGGATATAATATCAGGAACGGATGCTGCAGTTACGGGGATTGCAGACAGGCGTGAGGCGATAGTGCTTAACGAGATTGAAGAAAACAGTTTCAGACAGATTGCCTTAAGCTGGGACGGGCTTCCTGTTGTAAGCGTGGAAGATTCGCAGGGGCTTCGTGCCGCCAGGAATTCAAAGACGGGCTTTGTAAAGCTTGTTATGAACTTTCTGGTAAGACAGGAGCTTTTTGTGCAGGCTGATACGAGGTATTATCCGAAAGACAGGTTCAGGGCACTTGCACAGAACTATTTTGAGGAATATAAGGGAAGACTTCTCGAAGTAATGAGGGAGGAAGAAGATGCCACAGATTAA
- a CDS encoding YbaB/EbfC family nucleoid-associated protein: MAKRGGYPGGMMPGNMNNLMKQAQRMQRQMEETTKELESKEFTASAGGGAVEVTVSGKKEVLSVKLSEEVVDPDDIEMLQDLIVAATNEALRKMEEESQSQMSKITGGLGGMGGGFPF; encoded by the coding sequence ATGGCAAAGAGAGGCGGATATCCGGGCGGAATGATGCCGGGCAATATGAATAACCTCATGAAGCAGGCACAGAGAATGCAAAGACAGATGGAGGAGACTACAAAGGAGCTTGAGAGCAAAGAGTTCACTGCATCAGCCGGCGGCGGAGCTGTAGAAGTTACAGTAAGCGGTAAGAAGGAAGTCTTAAGTGTTAAGCTTTCAGAAGAAGTAGTTGACCCTGATGATATAGAGATGCTTCAGGATCTTATAGTTGCAGCAACTAACGAGGCGCTCCGCAAGATGGAGGAGGAGTCACAGTCACAGATGTCTAAGATAACAGGTGGTCTTGGCGGTATGGGCGGCGGCTTCCCATTCTAG
- the recR gene encoding recombination mediator RecR translates to MDLYGSQITKLIEELSALPGVGAKSAQRLAFHIINMPKERVEQLAQTMVNARSNVRYCSECYALTDSELCPVCSSTKRNHKVIMVVESTRDMAAYEKTGKYDGVYHVLHGAISPALGIGPNDIKLKELITRLAGDVDEVIIATNSSLEGETTAMYISKLVKPTGIKVSRIASGVPVGGDLEYIDEVTLLRALEGRVDL, encoded by the coding sequence ATGGATTTATACGGAAGTCAGATAACAAAGTTAATAGAAGAACTTTCCGCTCTGCCGGGTGTTGGTGCTAAATCAGCACAACGCCTGGCGTTTCACATTATCAATATGCCTAAGGAGCGCGTGGAGCAGCTTGCACAGACTATGGTGAATGCGCGCAGCAATGTCCGTTACTGCTCGGAGTGCTATGCGCTTACGGATTCGGAGCTCTGCCCGGTGTGCAGCAGTACAAAGCGTAACCATAAGGTCATTATGGTAGTTGAATCGACAAGGGATATGGCAGCTTATGAGAAGACCGGAAAGTATGATGGCGTGTACCATGTCCTGCACGGCGCAATCTCACCGGCGCTCGGCATAGGACCTAACGATATTAAGCTCAAGGAACTCATAACAAGGCTTGCAGGTGATGTTGATGAGGTGATAATAGCTACCAATTCAAGTCTTGAAGGCGAGACAACGGCGATGTACATAAGTAAGCTTGTCAAGCCTACGGGGATTAAAGTAAGCAGGATAGCAAGCGGCGTTCCGGTTGGCGGTGACCTTGAGTATATTGACGAAGTGACACTCTTAAGAGCACTTGAGGGAAGAGTAGACCTTTAA